One window of the Bos indicus isolate NIAB-ARS_2022 breed Sahiwal x Tharparkar chromosome 15, NIAB-ARS_B.indTharparkar_mat_pri_1.0, whole genome shotgun sequence genome contains the following:
- the LOC109569970 gene encoding olfactory receptor 51E2 → MSTCNFTHATFVLIGIPGLEAAQFWIGFPLLSMYAVALFGNCIVVFVVRMERSLHSPMYLFLCMLAAIDLALSTSTMPKILALFWFDSREITFDACMTQMFFIHALSAIESTILLAMAFDRYIAICHPLRHAAVLNNTVTAQVGLVAVVRGSLFFIPLPLLIERLAFCQSNVLSHSYCVHQDVMKLAYADTLPNVVYGLTAILLVMGVDALFISLSYFLIIRTVLQLPSKSERAKAFGICVSHIGVVLAFYVPLIGLSVVHRFGNSLHPIVHVLMGDVYLLLPPVINPIIYGAKTKQIRTRVLAMFKISCDREFQPVGGK, encoded by the coding sequence ATGAGTACCTGCAACTTCACACATGCCACCTTTGTACTTATTGGTATCCCAGGACTAGAAGCAGCTCAATTCTGGATTGGCTTCCCCCTGCTTTCTATGTATGCTGTGGCATTGTTTGGAAATTGCATCGTGGTCTTCGTCGTAAGGATGGAGCGCAGCCTCCACTCTCCCATGTACCTCTTTCTCTGCATGCTGGCAGCCATCGACCTGGCCTTGTCCACATCCACCATGCCCAAGATCCTCGCCCTCTTCTGGTTCGACTCCCGGGAGATCACCTTTGATGCCTGTATGACCCAGATGTTCTTTATTCACGCTCTCTCAGCCATCGAGTCCACCATCCTACTGGCCATGGCCTTTGACCGTTACATAGCAATCTGCCACCCGCTGCGCCATGCCGCAGTGCTCAACAACACAGTGACAGCCCAGGTTGGCCTGGTGGCTGTGGTCCGCGGATCCCTCTTCTTCATCCCACTGCCTCTGCTCATCGAACGGCTAGCCTTCTGCCAATCCAACGTGCTCTCACATTCCTATTGTGTGCACCAGGATGTAATGAAGTTGGCCTATGCAGACACATTGCCCAATGTGGTCTATGGTCTTACTGCCATTCTGCTGGTCATGGGTGTGGATGCCCTGTTCATCTCTTTGTCCTATTTTCTGATTATACGAACAGTTCTACAACTGCCTTCCAAGTCGGAGCGGGCCAAGGCCTTTGGAATCTGTGTGTCACATATTGGTGTGGTGCTGGCCTTCTATGTGCCTCTCATCGGCCTCTCAGTGGTGCATCGCTTTGGGAACAGCCTTCATCCCATTGTGCATGTTCTCATGGGTGATGTCTACCTACTTCTGCCTCCTGTCATCAATCCCATCATTTACGGTGCCAAGACCAAACAGATCAGAACTCGGGTGCTAGCTATGTTTAAGATCAGCTGTGACAGGGAGTTTCAGCCTGTGGGAGGCAAGTGA